Proteins encoded within one genomic window of Triticum aestivum cultivar Chinese Spring chromosome 2D, IWGSC CS RefSeq v2.1, whole genome shotgun sequence:
- the LOC123052925 gene encoding peroxidase 51, with amino-acid sequence MSPAVAALLAVAVLAASANVCAAQLRRDHYAGVCPDVEAIVRGAVAKKFQQTFITVGATVHLFFHDCFVEGCDASVLIASTANNTAEKDSTANLSLAGDGFDTVIKAKAAVDAVPQCRNRVSCADILVMATRDAIALAGGPSYAVELGRLDGLSSTASSVPGKLAPPTSSLDQLTALFATNGLSQTDMIALSGGHTVGLAHCSTFAGRLRPTADPTLSPRFAAQLQAWCPPNVDPRTAVPMDTVTPRAFDNQYFKNLQGGMGLLSSDQLLFTDPRSRPTVDAWARSGAAFDRAFVTAITKLGRVGVKTDASQGNIRHNCAAFN; translated from the exons atgagtccggccgtggcggcgctCCTGGCGGTGGCGGTGCTGGCCGCGAGCGCCAACGTGTGCGCGGCGCAGCTCCGGCGGGACCATTACGCCGGCGTGTGCCCCGACGTGGAAGCCATCGTCCGGGGCGCCGTCGCCAAGAAGTTCCAGCAGACCTTCATCACCGTCGGCGCCACCGTGCACCTcttcttccacgactgcttcgtcgAG GGGTGCGACGCGTCGGTGCTGATCGCGTCCACGGCCAACAACACGGCGGAGAAGGACAGCACTGCCAACCTGTCGCTGGCCGGCGACGGCTTCGACACGGTGATCAAGGCCAAGGCGGCCGTCGACGCCGTGCCACAGTGCCGGAACCGGGTCTCCTGCGCCGACATACTAGTCATGGCCACCAGGGACGCCATTGCACTG GCCGGCGGGCCGTCGTACGCGGTGGAGCTGGGGCGGCTGGACGGGCTGAGCTCGACGGCGAGCAGCGTCCCTGGCAAGCTGGCCCCGCCGACGTCCAGCCTCGATCAGCTCACGGCGCTCTTCGCCACCAACGGGCTCTCGCAGACCGACATGATCGCCCTCTCCG GAGGGCACACGGTGGGGCTGGCTCACTGCAGCACGTTCGCCGGGCGGCTGCGGCCGACAGCCGACCCGACGCTGAGCCCGCGGTTCGCAGCCCAGCTGCAGGCGTGGTGCCCACCCAACGTGGACCCACGGACCGCCGTGCCCATGGACACTGTGACGCCGCGGGCATTTGACAACCAGTACTTCAAGAATCTTCAAGGGGGAATGGGCCTACTGAGCTCCGACCAGCTGCTGTTCACCGACCCGAGGTCCAGGCCCACCGTCGACGCGTGGGCCCGGAGTGGTGCCGCGTTCGACCGGGCTTTCGTGACGGCCATCACAAAGCTGGGCCGCGTGGGAGTCAAGACCGATGCGTCCCAGGGGAACATACGCCACAACTGTGCAGCGTTCAACTGA